The following proteins are encoded in a genomic region of Arcobacter cloacae:
- a CDS encoding GNAT family N-acetyltransferase, with the protein MIKQAQKNNITNISTLIFDAIHNIANTLTGENEEKKILETLDFYIKMDVNRLSYNNIWVYEIENQTVGLILAYNSNDIKKLDAPILQHLKTKNIFLDSFEKESFADEFYIDTVSVLENFQGRGIAKELFMFIENKAKQLGFKKLSLLVDFENPKALALYEKLGFEKNEILKVSGSNFHHMIKKLD; encoded by the coding sequence AAAAAAACAATATCACAAATATTTCAACTCTAATTTTTGATGCAATTCATAATATAGCAAATACTTTAACAGGTGAAAATGAAGAAAAAAAAATATTAGAGACTTTAGATTTTTATATCAAAATGGATGTAAATAGATTAAGCTACAATAACATTTGGGTTTATGAAATAGAAAATCAAACAGTTGGTTTAATTCTTGCTTATAATTCAAATGATATAAAAAAACTTGATGCCCCAATACTTCAACACTTAAAAACAAAAAATATCTTTTTAGACTCTTTTGAAAAAGAGTCTTTTGCTGATGAATTTTATATAGATACAGTTAGTGTTTTAGAAAATTTTCAAGGAAGAGGAATAGCAAAAGAGTTGTTTATGTTTATTGAAAATAAAGCAAAACAGTTAGGTTTTAAAAAATTATCTTTATTGGTTGATTTTGAAAATCCAAAAGCTTTAGCTTTATATGAAAAATTAGGTTTTGAAAAAAATGAAATACTAAAAGTTTCAGGAAGTAATTTCCATCATATGATAAAAAAATTAGATTAA
- a CDS encoding putative quinol monooxygenase, whose amino-acid sequence MSKKIYCIASFEAKEGLNEELFKVLQALEPQTLREDGCIQYIVTKHISHPNATGKSFPIVFNEIWESKEAFELHCNKPYIKEFFHKHCILEDGLVKDYNVCVYSDE is encoded by the coding sequence ATGTCAAAAAAAATATATTGTATTGCTTCATTTGAAGCAAAAGAGGGTTTAAATGAAGAGTTATTTAAAGTATTACAAGCTTTAGAACCACAAACACTAAGAGAAGATGGTTGTATTCAATACATTGTTACAAAACATATAAGTCATCCAAATGCTACAGGAAAAAGCTTTCCTATAGTTTTTAATGAAATTTGGGAATCAAAAGAGGCATTTGAACTTCACTGTAACAAACCTTATATCAAAGAGTTTTTCCATAAACATTGTATTTTAGAAGATGGTCTTGTAAAAGATTATAATGTTTGTGTTTACAGTGATGAATAA